A stretch of the Fretibacterium sp. OH1220_COT-178 genome encodes the following:
- the pepF gene encoding oligoendopeptidase F, whose amino-acid sequence MIHKKPLLYANAPAGPAGAVPERSEVPERDRWNLEAIYPSPEAWEAAFADLSPRIDALAEHAGSLGEGPAALLSYLRAEEAVSLELGKLYVYANMKSHEDLRVARHMEMAGRAETLATRHGAACAFFRPEVLSIPEAELRRWIAEDEDLRLYDFLLSEILREKEHVLSASEEELLARTRELSAVPENAFTLLTDADLKFPDVRDEKGDTVELTEERYYRLSRSPDRSVRRAAFLGIHETYASFRNAIGTLYSGSVKGDLFYARARRHEDSLAMALFGDNVPTRVYDNVVGTADRFAPLMHRCVGLRRRALGLDELHYYDLNVPLSEEPLADIPYEEACDLAVRALEPLGPDYVAALKRGFSERWIDVRENQGKRKGAYSWGSYGTNPYVLLNYNGTLRDVFTLVHEMGHSLHSWYSHAAQPQVYADYTILLAEVASTTNEALLLGHLLKRSGTESEKKWLLNYFYDMVRTTFFRQAMFADFERRTHARVEEGGALTPEWMNELWGDLNARYYGPELTIDPALHAEWARIPHFYSAFYVYKYVTGFTAAGAFADSILKGEDGARERYLTFLKSGGSDHSLNILRRAGVDLTEAEPFERTMSLFERRLDEGEELWKS is encoded by the coding sequence ATGATCCACAAGAAGCCCCTGCTCTATGCAAATGCCCCGGCGGGCCCCGCCGGGGCCGTCCCTGAGCGCTCGGAGGTCCCCGAGCGCGACCGATGGAACCTGGAGGCCATCTATCCCTCCCCCGAGGCCTGGGAGGCGGCCTTCGCCGACCTGTCCCCGCGGATCGACGCCCTGGCGGAGCACGCGGGGAGCCTGGGGGAGGGGCCGGCCGCGCTCCTGTCCTACCTGAGGGCCGAGGAGGCCGTGTCGCTGGAGCTCGGCAAGCTCTACGTCTACGCCAACATGAAGAGCCACGAGGACCTGCGCGTCGCGCGCCACATGGAGATGGCCGGCCGGGCCGAGACCCTGGCGACCCGCCACGGCGCCGCCTGCGCCTTCTTCCGGCCCGAGGTCCTCTCGATCCCCGAGGCCGAACTCAGGCGCTGGATCGCCGAGGACGAGGACCTTCGGCTCTACGACTTTCTGCTCTCCGAGATCCTCCGGGAGAAGGAGCACGTGCTCTCCGCCTCCGAGGAGGAGCTCCTGGCCCGCACGCGCGAGCTCTCCGCCGTCCCGGAGAACGCCTTCACCCTGCTGACGGACGCGGACCTGAAGTTCCCCGACGTCCGCGACGAGAAGGGGGACACGGTCGAGCTGACCGAGGAGCGCTACTACCGTCTGAGCCGTTCCCCGGACCGCTCGGTGCGCCGCGCCGCCTTCCTGGGCATCCACGAGACCTACGCCTCGTTCCGCAACGCCATCGGCACGCTCTACTCGGGCTCCGTGAAGGGCGACCTGTTCTACGCCCGCGCCCGGCGCCACGAGGACAGCCTGGCCATGGCGCTCTTCGGCGACAACGTCCCGACGCGCGTCTACGACAACGTGGTGGGCACCGCGGACCGGTTCGCGCCCCTCATGCACCGCTGCGTCGGCCTGCGCCGGCGCGCCCTGGGGCTCGACGAGCTCCACTACTACGACCTGAACGTCCCGCTGTCGGAGGAGCCCCTCGCCGACATCCCCTACGAGGAGGCCTGCGACCTGGCGGTCCGGGCCCTGGAGCCCCTGGGGCCGGACTACGTCGCCGCCCTGAAGCGGGGCTTCTCGGAGCGATGGATCGACGTCCGAGAGAACCAGGGCAAGCGCAAGGGCGCCTACTCCTGGGGGTCCTACGGGACGAACCCCTACGTGCTGCTGAACTACAACGGGACCCTGCGCGACGTCTTCACCCTGGTCCACGAGATGGGGCACTCCCTGCACTCGTGGTACTCCCACGCGGCCCAGCCCCAGGTCTACGCCGACTACACGATCCTGCTGGCGGAGGTGGCCTCCACCACCAACGAGGCGCTGCTGCTGGGGCACCTGCTGAAGCGGAGCGGGACGGAGTCGGAGAAGAAATGGCTTCTGAACTACTTCTACGACATGGTCCGGACGACGTTCTTCCGTCAGGCCATGTTCGCGGACTTCGAGCGGCGCACCCACGCCCGGGTCGAGGAGGGCGGCGCCCTGACGCCGGAGTGGATGAACGAACTCTGGGGGGACCTCAACGCCCGGTACTACGGCCCGGAGCTGACCATCGACCCCGCCCTGCACGCGGAGTGGGCCCGGATCCCGCACTTCTACTCGGCCTTCTACGTCTACAAGTACGTGACGGGCTTCACGGCCGCGGGCGCCTTTGCGGACTCCATCCTGAAGGGCGAGGACGGGGCCCGGGAGCGCTACCTGACGTTCCTGAAAAGCGGCGGCAGCGACCACTCCCTGAACATCCTGAGGCGTGCCGGCGTGGACCTGACGGAGGCGGAGCCCTTCGAGCGCACCATGAGCCTCTTCGAAAGGAGGCTCGACGAGGGAGAGGAGCTGTGGAAATCATGA
- a CDS encoding aspartate aminotransferase family protein produces MKLIEEEKALSSPGAKIPYYPLAIARGKGAVVEDLDGRSYIDLLASAGAVNTGHCHPKVVQAIRDQAEKLILYTPVYMYQEPVVRLSRELVSIAPGPHPKRVFYGLCGSDANDGAIKMARVATGRPKIVSFIRSYHGSTFGAISLSAISLPMTRSIGPLLPEIFHVPYPDPYRPPVAGMTPDQVSDYCMEQIRIAFESSIPADEVAAFIIEPIQGDAGLIVPPVKFMEDLRALCDRHGILFISEEVQQGFGRTGKWFGIENFGVVPDAVVLGKAIASGLPLSAVVARAELMEGMEAPVHLFTAAGNPVCCEAGRATIEVIREEGLLEHASELGEHVLGRFREMQKRYAFIGDVRGIGLSIGVDLVTDRDTKERHRVAASKICYRAWEKGLLLSFFSGSVLRIQPPLVITRQEMDRALDIIEESMEEFERGRIPDSVLECVKGW; encoded by the coding sequence ATGAAGTTGATCGAGGAGGAAAAGGCCCTTTCCTCCCCCGGAGCGAAGATCCCCTACTACCCCCTGGCGATCGCCAGGGGCAAGGGCGCGGTCGTGGAGGACCTCGACGGGCGGAGCTACATCGACCTTCTGGCCAGCGCCGGGGCGGTCAACACCGGGCACTGCCATCCCAAGGTCGTCCAGGCCATCAGGGATCAGGCGGAGAAGCTGATCCTCTACACGCCCGTCTACATGTACCAGGAGCCCGTGGTCCGGCTCTCCAGGGAGCTCGTGTCCATCGCCCCCGGGCCCCATCCCAAGCGGGTGTTCTACGGCCTCTGCGGTTCGGACGCCAACGACGGCGCCATCAAGATGGCCCGCGTCGCCACGGGGCGTCCCAAGATCGTCTCCTTCATCCGTTCCTACCACGGGAGCACGTTCGGCGCCATCTCCCTGTCGGCGATCAGCTTGCCGATGACCCGGTCGATCGGTCCCCTGCTGCCCGAGATCTTTCACGTGCCCTATCCCGACCCCTACCGTCCCCCCGTGGCCGGGATGACGCCGGACCAGGTCTCCGACTACTGCATGGAGCAGATCCGCATCGCGTTCGAGAGCTCCATCCCGGCCGACGAGGTGGCCGCGTTCATCATCGAGCCCATACAGGGCGACGCCGGCCTGATCGTCCCCCCCGTCAAGTTCATGGAGGACCTGCGCGCGCTCTGCGACAGGCACGGGATCCTCTTCATCTCGGAGGAGGTGCAGCAGGGGTTCGGGCGCACCGGAAAGTGGTTCGGCATCGAGAACTTCGGCGTGGTCCCCGACGCGGTGGTCCTGGGCAAGGCCATCGCCTCGGGACTTCCCCTGAGCGCGGTCGTCGCGCGGGCCGAGCTCATGGAGGGGATGGAGGCCCCCGTGCACCTCTTCACCGCGGCCGGGAATCCCGTCTGCTGCGAGGCCGGCCGGGCCACCATCGAGGTGATCCGCGAGGAGGGGCTGCTGGAGCACGCCTCCGAGCTCGGAGAACACGTCCTCGGGCGTTTCCGGGAGATGCAGAAGCGCTACGCCTTCATCGGGGACGTGAGGGGCATCGGCCTCTCCATAGGCGTGGATTTGGTGACGGACCGGGACACGAAGGAACGCCACCGCGTCGCCGCCTCGAAGATCTGCTACCGGGCCTGGGAAAAGGGGCTGCTGCTGTCGTTCTTCAGCGGGTCCGTGCTTCGCATCCAGCCGCCGCTGGTCATCACCCGCCAGGAGATGGACCGGGCCTTGGATATAATAGAGGAAAGCATGGAGGAATTCGAACGAGGCCGGATACCCGACTCCGTCCTCGAGTGCGTGAAGGGCTGGTGA
- a CDS encoding ABC transporter permease, which translates to MPENELYQRKSFLLQALTGRGMGQVWTALLGLILLCVVFSGLNPVFLSSRNVSNLLRQIAPILLIGIGQSYVLITGNIDLSIGSVVGMSCMISATLMTKGMNPWAAVAVTLVACLAVGVANGWLVAKFRLPPFIATLGTMTVARGIAQIVNNNYNTDSIGKGAQMFRDLFYYGRTGGVYNTIWIAAALWLVFNFLLRRTRTGRHIYAVGSNVEAARLSGVDVVSTTTKAYLVSAFCSCVVGLIVCATSGMGTMDAGTMYELYAVAASVIGGVSTLGGQGLLLGTVVGASIWGVLQNGLQFAGAPVAIRNIAIGAIVVVSVLLDVLVRSRGKRRRSGKQKE; encoded by the coding sequence ATGCCGGAAAACGAGCTGTACCAGCGTAAGTCCTTTTTGTTGCAGGCCCTGACGGGCCGGGGCATGGGCCAGGTCTGGACGGCCCTGCTGGGCCTGATCCTGCTCTGCGTGGTGTTCAGCGGGCTCAACCCGGTCTTCCTCTCCAGCCGGAACGTCAGCAACCTGCTGCGCCAGATCGCGCCGATCCTGCTGATCGGCATCGGGCAGTCCTACGTGCTCATCACGGGCAACATCGACCTCTCGATCGGCTCCGTGGTCGGGATGAGCTGCATGATCTCCGCCACCCTCATGACCAAGGGGATGAACCCCTGGGCCGCGGTGGCGGTCACCCTCGTTGCCTGTCTGGCCGTCGGGGTCGCCAACGGCTGGCTGGTGGCGAAGTTCAGGCTTCCGCCCTTCATCGCCACTCTGGGGACCATGACCGTGGCGCGCGGCATCGCGCAGATCGTCAACAACAACTACAACACCGACTCCATCGGCAAGGGCGCCCAGATGTTCCGGGACCTCTTCTACTACGGGCGCACCGGCGGCGTCTACAACACCATCTGGATCGCCGCGGCGCTCTGGCTCGTCTTCAACTTCCTGCTGCGCCGGACGCGGACCGGCCGCCACATCTACGCCGTGGGCAGCAACGTCGAGGCGGCGCGCCTTTCGGGCGTGGACGTCGTCTCCACGACCACCAAGGCCTACCTGGTCAGCGCGTTCTGCTCCTGCGTCGTGGGGCTGATCGTCTGCGCCACGAGCGGGATGGGGACCATGGACGCGGGGACGATGTACGAGCTCTACGCCGTCGCGGCCTCCGTCATCGGCGGCGTCAGCACGCTGGGCGGACAGGGGCTGCTGCTGGGCACCGTGGTCGGCGCCTCCATCTGGGGCGTGCTCCAGAACGGGCTCCAGTTCGCGGGGGCTCCCGTGGCCATCCGCAACATCGCCATCGGGGCGATCGTCGTCGTCTCCGTGCTGCTGGACGTCCTGGTCCGCAGCCGCGGCAAGAGGCGGCGGAGCGGAAAGCAGAAGGAATGA
- a CDS encoding ABC transporter substrate-binding protein, protein MRKVTGLLLCFTLLFGLAAAPALAADKRKVTLITMDQMDQHWVNVDAGCKKAVEELGTIDYTWMAPDVKDDAKQIECVNNAVAGGAEVLLVAANGPTAISSALEAAAKEGVKILYVDSPADFPGLQTLATDNEAAGKTAGTQLLEALKAAGKAEGSIGIINVNAATASTVAREKGFRAAFEGSAFKLLEPQYCDGDAARAKDMAANFITQGCVGLFGANEGSTVGVGNAIQEAGGAVIGVGFDKSDMILGLIKDGHLLCTMAQNPVVMGYEGMKSAARALAGEELSPKMVDTGVSVLTKDKLF, encoded by the coding sequence ATGAGGAAAGTTACGGGTTTGCTGCTCTGCTTCACGCTGCTTTTCGGTCTCGCGGCCGCTCCGGCCCTGGCCGCGGACAAGCGCAAGGTGACCCTGATCACCATGGACCAGATGGACCAGCACTGGGTCAACGTCGACGCCGGATGCAAGAAGGCGGTCGAGGAGCTGGGGACGATCGACTACACCTGGATGGCCCCGGACGTGAAGGACGACGCCAAGCAGATCGAGTGCGTCAACAACGCCGTGGCCGGGGGCGCCGAGGTGCTGCTGGTCGCCGCGAACGGCCCCACCGCCATCAGCTCCGCGCTCGAGGCCGCGGCCAAGGAGGGCGTCAAGATCCTCTACGTGGACTCCCCCGCCGACTTCCCCGGGCTCCAGACGCTGGCGACCGATAACGAGGCGGCCGGCAAGACGGCCGGGACCCAGCTTCTCGAGGCCCTGAAGGCCGCCGGCAAGGCCGAGGGCAGCATCGGGATCATCAACGTCAACGCGGCCACCGCGTCGACCGTGGCCCGCGAAAAGGGCTTCCGCGCCGCGTTCGAGGGATCGGCCTTCAAGTTGCTGGAGCCCCAGTACTGCGACGGCGACGCGGCACGCGCCAAGGACATGGCCGCCAACTTCATCACCCAGGGCTGCGTGGGGCTGTTCGGGGCCAACGAGGGTTCCACCGTCGGCGTCGGCAACGCGATCCAAGAGGCCGGCGGGGCGGTCATCGGCGTGGGCTTCGACAAGTCGGACATGATCCTCGGCCTGATCAAGGACGGGCACCTGCTCTGCACCATGGCCCAGAACCCCGTCGTCATGGGATACGAGGGCATGAAGTCCGCGGCCAGGGCACTGGCCGGCGAGGAGCTGTCGCCCAAGATGGTCGACACGGGCGTCTCCGTCCTGACCAAGGACAAGCTGTTCTAA
- a CDS encoding sugar ABC transporter ATP-binding protein, producing MTEPIVRLEHISKSFAGVPALADVSFELRGGEVHALLGENGAGKSTLMKILSGVYLRDEGRMTVLGREVGDLTPKGAKELGIAIIHQELNLCTHLTVAENIFLGREVVRGGRLADREMNDRAAEILERLNIAIPPTTPVGDLPVSKQQMVEIARALSEDARILIMDEPTSALTSREIDDLFAIIRTLRASGRGIVYISHRLEELRHIVDRVTVLRDGRWITTLDFADTSLPELIAHMVGREITEQFPRVRCPKGKKILEVRGLSAGRAVRDVGFELHEGEIVGVAGLMGAGRTEMTRAIFGADPRDGGEILLDGEPVKIEKPLDAIEAGIVLAPEDRKKDGLCTRLSVRENIALPNLDAMAGGSGVVDRGKERRTTDDTVRSLRVRLASPEQAAESLSGGNQQKVVIGKWLARNSRVVLFDEPTRGIDVAAKTEIYNLMNDLKQRGIGVLFVSSEMPEVLGVSDRVLVMCGGRITGDFPVEEATQERILECATRFTA from the coding sequence ATGACGGAACCGATCGTCCGGCTGGAGCATATCTCCAAGAGCTTCGCGGGCGTGCCGGCGCTCGCCGACGTCTCGTTCGAGCTGCGCGGGGGGGAGGTCCATGCCCTCCTGGGCGAGAACGGCGCGGGCAAGTCCACGCTCATGAAGATCCTGAGCGGCGTCTACCTGCGCGACGAGGGGCGCATGACCGTGCTGGGCAGGGAGGTCGGGGACCTGACCCCCAAGGGGGCCAAGGAGCTGGGGATCGCCATCATCCACCAGGAGCTGAACCTGTGCACGCACCTGACGGTGGCGGAGAACATCTTTCTGGGCCGCGAGGTCGTCCGGGGCGGCCGGCTCGCCGACCGGGAGATGAACGACCGGGCCGCGGAGATCCTGGAACGGCTCAACATCGCCATCCCGCCCACGACCCCTGTGGGGGACCTCCCCGTCTCCAAGCAGCAGATGGTGGAGATCGCCCGGGCGCTGTCCGAGGACGCGCGCATCCTGATCATGGACGAGCCCACCTCCGCGCTCACCTCGCGTGAGATCGACGACCTGTTCGCCATCATCCGCACCCTGCGCGCATCCGGGCGGGGCATCGTCTACATCTCCCACCGCCTGGAGGAGCTCAGGCACATCGTGGACCGCGTCACGGTGCTGCGCGACGGCCGTTGGATCACGACCCTCGATTTCGCGGACACCTCCTTGCCGGAGCTCATCGCCCACATGGTGGGGCGCGAGATCACGGAGCAGTTCCCGCGCGTGCGCTGCCCGAAGGGCAAAAAGATCCTGGAGGTCCGCGGGCTCTCCGCGGGCCGGGCGGTGCGCGACGTCGGCTTCGAGCTCCACGAGGGCGAGATCGTCGGCGTGGCCGGCCTGATGGGCGCGGGCCGAACCGAGATGACCCGCGCGATCTTCGGCGCCGACCCGCGCGACGGCGGGGAGATCCTGCTGGACGGGGAGCCCGTGAAGATCGAGAAGCCCCTCGACGCCATCGAGGCGGGCATCGTCCTGGCCCCGGAGGACAGGAAGAAGGACGGGCTGTGCACCCGCCTGAGCGTCCGGGAGAACATCGCCCTGCCCAACCTGGACGCCATGGCCGGAGGCTCGGGCGTCGTCGATCGAGGCAAGGAGCGCCGCACGACGGACGACACGGTGCGGTCCCTGCGCGTCCGGCTCGCGAGCCCGGAGCAGGCCGCGGAGAGCCTGTCGGGCGGAAACCAGCAGAAGGTCGTGATCGGCAAGTGGCTGGCGCGCAACTCCCGCGTGGTGCTGTTCGACGAGCCGACCCGGGGCATCGACGTGGCGGCCAAGACGGAGATCTACAACCTGATGAACGACCTGAAGCAGCGGGGGATCGGGGTGCTGTTCGTCTCCTCCGAGATGCCGGAGGTCCTGGGGGTGTCCGACCGCGTCCTGGTGATGTGCGGCGGACGCATCACCGGCGACTTCCCGGTGGAGGAGGCGACGCAGGAGCGGATACTGGAGTGCGCCACCCGCTTCACGGCCTGA